A window from Phalacrocorax carbo chromosome 20, bPhaCar2.1, whole genome shotgun sequence encodes these proteins:
- the LOC135316615 gene encoding uncharacterized protein LOC135316615 has protein sequence MMKTTEQSPKHSHRTVYEEPLAVLFSEDLSTSSGFGSSAPATLASQSSLEKEYSFSDSSQQSFSSILTAEEVTRMPCYSSFLQLHQCAELPAERGGELYLQASFPPRSVGSGSNWFVGGQFQSLAVQGPDNNVQPFTSYSTWEEDCSSDKEVKSCWHQAEKCCLRRYFIVWSAQTQQLVKAQQYCRLVQLSRAFLSWHHWVVENKNQKAAAALKYRIHCCQMAFSLWKKRLAQKVEADQRFRRHIHQMTADALWHWHSSWQRNRAERELQQQWAQHSCQEKKRLVLQTWYCQTRKQKYAALFWEHLLLRRCLVTWAQVTAYRLRQHEALSCFKRVREHRLLVVSFSEWRVKFLRAEQQVLGERNKWQGPSRGKACHRWRLASRGQQALRLGSVATVKQACNYWTKAAAFSQCSRQRSTLIGARKSRKMSLSWSMKSRKGRGKGSAPAAPLGLLPSAIHRWLVIYRNQNRAERLLLPHLVERSGVVGLSPAHTRIQENEAEVDSEERDEKWLGRKYLRWWHHTVILCRCQRDRRLRCLARGWHQWKEASRVMILAQVLDQQQLIEKAWRAWRRRHLQSCVVQNFLEEEARSLLSQAFGRWRQLTAFQLKDKGCC, from the exons ATGATGAAGACAACTGAACAAAGTCCTAAGCACTCGCACAGGACTGTCTATGAAGAACCTCTTGCCGTGCTGTTTTCTGAGGACCTGTCAACATCATCTGGCTTTGGCAGCAGTGCTCCAGCTACTCTGGCCTCTCAAAGCTCTTTGGAAAAG GAATACAGTTTTAGtgacagcagccagcagagcttCTCCTCCATTCTCACTGCTGAGGAAGTCACACGCATGCCGTGTTACAGTTCCTTCCTGCAACTACACCAATgcgcagagctgccagctgAGCGGGGTGGGGAGCTCTACTTGCAGGCCTCCTTTCCTCCACGGAGCGTTGGATCTGG AAGTAATTGGTTTGTGGGAGGTCAGTTCCAGTCTTTGGCAGTGCAGGGTCCAGACAATAATGTCCAGCCTTTCACCAGTTACTCTACATGGGAAGAG GACTGCAGTTCTGACAAGGAGGTGAAGAGTTGCTGGCACCAAGCAGAGAAGTGCTGCCTGCGGAGGTACTTCATTGTCTGGTCAGCTCAGACTCAGCAACTTGTAAAGGCCCAGCAGTACTGCAGGCTCGTTCAGCTGTCTCG AGCCTTTCTCAGCTGGCACCACTGGGTTGTGGAAAATAAGaaccaaaaagcagcagcagccctaaAATATCGAATTCATTGCTGCCAGATGGCTTTCAGCCTGTGGAAGAAGAGGCTGGCCCAGAAAGTGGAAGCTGACCAGAGATTCAGGCGTCACATTCACCAGATGACTGCTGATGCTCTGTGGCATTGGCATTCCTCCTGGCAAA GGAATCGTGCTGAgagagagctgcagcagcaatgggctcagcacagctgccaggagaagaagaggctggtCCTGCAGACATGGTATTGCCAAACAAGGAAGCAGAAATATGCTGCTTTATTCTGGGAACATCTTCTCCTGCGCAG GTGCCTGGTTACCTGGGCCCAGGTCACTGCCTATAGACTGAGGCAGCATGAAGCCCTCTCTTGTTTTAAAAGGGTCAGAGAGCACCGTCTCCTAGTTGTGAGCTTTTCTGAGTGGAGGGTGAAATTCTTGAGAGCTGAACAGCAGGTGCTGGGAGAGAGAAACAAGTGGCAGGGACCCTCTCGGGGTAAAGCCTGTCACCGCTGGCGATTGGCTTCAAGAGGACAGCAAGCCTTGCGCCTAGGATCTGTGGCTACTGTAAAACAG GCCTGCAACTACTGGACAAAAGCAGCTGCCTTTTCCCAGTGCTCACGGCAGCGCAGTACCCTGATAGGTGCTAGGAAGAGCAGGAAGATGTCTCTGTCTTGGTCCATGA aaagcagaaaaggcagaggaaagggtTCGGCACCAGCTGCCCCTCTTGGGCTTCTTCCCAGTGCCATTCACCGCTGGCTGGTCATCTACAGAAACCAAAACAGGGCTGAAAGGCTGCTACTCCCTCACCTGGTAGAGAGATCTGGTGTGGTAGGACTGTCTCCTGCACACACAAGGATTCAGGAGAATGAAGCAGAGGTGGACTCAGAGGAGCGAGATGAAAAGTGGCTTGG GAGGAAGTATCTGAGGTGGTGGCATCACACGGTGATACTTTGCCGGTGCCAGCGTGACAGGAGACTGCGCTGTCTGGCAAGGGGGTGGCATCAGTGGAAAGAAGCCAGCAGGGTGATGATACTGGCTCAGGTGTTG gaccagcagcagctgatAGAAAAGGCCTGGAGGGCGTGGAGACGACGACATTTGCAAAGCTGTGTGGTGCAGAATTTTTTGGAGGAGGAAGCCAGGAGCCTACTATCTCAG GCCTTTGGAAGGTGGCGCCAGCTAACAGCATTCCAGCTCAAGGACAAAGGATGCTGCTGA
- the LOC135316547 gene encoding uncharacterized protein LOC135316547: MWRTKISGDIQPETLASGGSSGGLVETEADPSYNFSPYFRCQSQTKPTLETGSLYVHTKRNSPEKVLKGEEMSTGGSPCAASWRKDLPASLYSEGLQVSLETDLGGAQMNVGVAVYGTPREVCIRVTSTPGDYEFRSVQQLSTKSVEVNNSEPRVKSSKESEGVRDSRSRAARRMPVVRSSKSSPFGIQVEEGFGKYSGIDRMNVSREGRRNKYSHQSSWRNWEADANLGQSEEPSVERSAKEPWCCEEGSQTQETVSREGSEKSFWSCKVNEQSFQDLCNRQMLTRCFQAWRGHILWKRAAARQLYRQQLLRKGLGALQWAVHQRKMQLEEAQQRHASALLAVSFCRWKQAVAKRNKKQSLQPEPYSYTQSSSVGLLGVGRLATMTTSAQHQLTVGYSKEAEQACRVEGGLWTQLHRRQRGDEFCWRAEAIRDMRRLAAAFRLWRLQKELLSKEEARLLEARALLEKKQLRNAFWVWRSRCLEREQILALTNRIQRNLVSRCFSAWKEIVEQKALYRCNLSCLRAVSRRKYFQKWVQMLQVRDSDKQAMVNFLLLRWRQHYGEQLGACAECKIWRCLGSFLLFLYDENQLKTA, from the exons ATGTGGAGAACCAAAATTTCAGGTGACATCCAGCCAGAAACCCTTGCTTCTGGGGGGAGCTCTGGTGGGTTAGTGGAAACAGAAGCAGATCCCTCCTACAATTTCTCCCCTTATTTCAGATGCCAGTCCCAGACAAAGCCAACTCTGGAAACTGGTAGTCTTTATGTtcacacaaaaagaaattcCCCTGAAAAGGTCCTTAAAGGAGAGGAGATGTCTACTGGGGGATCCCCATGTGCTGCATCTTGGAGGAAAGACCTTCCAGCCAGTCTGTATTCAGAGGGTCTGCAGGTGTCACTGGAGACAGATTTGGGGGGGGCTCAGATGAACGTTGGTGTAGCTGTGTATGGGACTCCAAGAGAGGTGTGCATTAGAGTCACTTCTACTCCTGGAGATTACGAGTTTAGATCAGTCCAGCAGCTTAGTACTAAATCTGTAGAAGTCAACAACTCTGAACCTCGTGTTAAGTCCAGCAAAGAGTCAGAAGGGGTGCGTGACTCTAGATCACGAGCAGCCAGAAGAATGCCAGTGGTGCGCAGCAGCAAGTCCAGCCCTTTCGGTATTCAGGTTGAAGAAGGCTTTGGTAAATATTCTGGCATAGATCGTATGAACGtgagcagagaaggaagaaggaacaaATACTCCCACCAAAGCAGCTGGAGAAATTGGGAAGCCGATGCCAATCTCGGCCAGTCTGAAGAACCATCGGTGGAGAGGAGTGCTAAAGAGCCATGGTGCTGTGAAGAAGGGAGCCAGACACAGGAAACTGTCTCCAGAGAG GGGTCAGAGAAGAGCTTCTGGTCGTGTAAAGTGAATGAGCAAAG ttTCCAGGACTTGTGTAACAGACAAATGCTAACTAGGTGTTTCCAAGCATGGAGGGGACACATCCTCTGGAAAagggctgcagccaggcagcttTACAGGCAGCAACTGCTTCGGAAGGGCCTTGGGGCTTTGCAGTGGGCTGTGCACCAGAGGAAGATGCAGCTGGAGGAAGCCCAGCAGAGACATGCCTCGGCTCTGCTAGCTGTCAGCTTCTGCAGG TGGAAGCAAGCTGTGGCAAAACGGAACAAGAAGCAATCTCTGCAGCCTGAGCCATATTCTTATACCCAAAGTTCATCAGTGGGGCTTTTGGGAGTAGGAAGATTAGCAACTATGACAACCTCAGCTCAGCACCAGCTTACAGTAGGATACTCAAAGGAAGCTGAGCAGGCCTGTAG GGTGGAGGGAGGACTGTGGACACAGCTTCATCGTAGGCAGAGAGGAGATGAGTTCTGCTGGAGAGCTGAAGCAATCAGAGATATGAGACGGCTAGCTG CAGCTTTCAGACTGTGGCgcctgcagaaggagctgctgAGCAAAGAGGAAGCCAGGCTTTTGGAAGCCCGTGCTTTGCTGGAAAAGAAGCAGCTACGAAACGCCTTCTGGGTTTGGCGTTCCCGATGCTTGGAAAGGGAACAGATTTTAGCACTGACAAATCGGATACAAAGAAACTTGGTCTCTCG GTGCTTCAGTGCATGGAAGGAGATTGTAGAGCAGAAAGCGCTTTACAGGTGCAACCTGTCCTGTCTCAGAGCAGTATCACGGAGGAAATACTTCCAGAAATGGGTTCAGATGCTACAGGTCAGAGACAGTGATAAGCAGGCAATGGTGAACTTCCTCCTCCTACGATGGAGGCAGCATTATGGTGAGCAGCTTGGGGCCTGTGCAGAATGTAAGATTTGGAGGTGCTtaggctccttcctcctcttcttgtatgatgaaaaccagctgaaaacagCCTGA
- the MTHFR gene encoding methylenetetrahydrofolate reductase (NADPH) isoform X3, protein MGAGGPLFIDVTWHPAGDPGSDKETSSMIIANTAVNYCGLETILHMTCCNQTKDDITGHLQKAKRLGLKNIMALRGDPVGEEWEEEVDGFNYAVDLVKHIRNEFDEYFDICVAGYPKGHPEAESYEADLRHLKEKVFAGADFVITQLFFRSETFLKFMKDCQAIGITCPIIPGIFPIQGYHSLRQLVKLSKLEVPQEIKDVIEPIKDNDAAIRNYGVELAVSMCRELLDSGMVHGLHFYTLNREVATTEVLKRLGIWNEDPRRPLPWAVSAHPKRRVEDVRPIFWASRPKSYIYRTQEWDDFPNGRWGNSSSPAFGELKDYYLFYLKSKSPREELLKMWGEELTGEESVFEVFTCYITGEPNKNGHKVTCMPWNDDPLATETNLLKEQLEKVNRRGILTINSQPNINGKPSTDPIVGWGPSGGYVFQKAYLEFFTSSEIVTALLKVLKKYDLRVNYHIVNVKGQNITNAPDLQPNAVTWGIFPGREIIQPTVVDPVSFLSWKDEAFALWIEQWAKLYEEESPSRMIIQYIHDNYYLVNLVDNDFPLENCLWQVVDDTFELLNSPTQQ, encoded by the exons AGCAGGTGGTCCACTCTTCATTGATGTGACATGGCACCCTGCAGGTGACCCAGGATCTGACAAGGAAACCTCTTCCATGATTATTGCCAACACTGCGGTCAACTACTGTGGCCTGGAGACCATCCTGCACATGACATGCTGCAATCAGACCAAGGATGACATCACAGGGCATCTGCAGAAGGCCAAGAGGCTCGGGTTGAAGAACATTATGGCACTGCGTGGAG ATCCTGTTGGTGAGGAATGGGAGGAAGAAGTAGATGGTTTCAACTATGCTGTTGACCTGGTTAAGCACATTCGCAATGAATTTGATGAATATTTTGACATCTGTGTGGCAG GCTACCCCAAAGGTCATCCTGAAGCAGAGAGCTATGAGGCAGACCTGAGGCACCTGAAGGAGAAAGTCTTTGCTGGGGCAGACTTCGTCATTACACAGCTTTTCTTCCGATCAGAAACCTTTCTCAAGTTCATGAAGGACTGTCAAGCCATTGGCATCACCTGCCCCATTATTCCTGGCATCTTCCCCATACAG GGTTACCACTCCCTGCGCCAGCTGGTGAAGCTCTCCAAGCTGGAAGTGCCTCAAGAAATCAAAGATGTGATTGAACCCATCAAGGACAACGATGCAGCTATCCGGAACTATGGGGTGGAGCTGGCAGTGTCCATGTGCCGGGAGCTGTTGGATAGTGGCATGGTGCATGGGCTCCACTTTTACACCCTCAATCGGGAAGTGGCTACTACCGAAGTCCTAAAGCGCCTGGGCATATGGAATGAGGACCCCAG GCggcccctgccctgggcagtcAGTGCTCACCCCAAGAGAAGAGTTGAAGATGTTCGGCCAATCTTCTGGGCCTCTAGGCCAAAGAGTTACATCTATCGAACTCAAGAATGGGACGATTTCCCCAATGGCCGATG GGGTAACTCTTCCTCTCCAGCCTTTGGGGAACTGAAGGACTATTACCTCTTCTACCTGAAGAGCAAGTCTCCCCGGGAGGAGCTCCTGAAGATGTGGGGGGAAGAGCTGACTGGTGAGGAAAGCGTCTTTGAGGTGTTCACATGTTACATCACCGGAGAACCCAACAAAAATGGGCACAAG GTTACGTGTATGCCTTGGAACGATGACCCTCTTGCTACTGAAACCAACCTTCtgaaggagcagctggagaaggtCAACAGACGAGGAATCCTGACCATCAACTCCCAGCCAAACATCAATGGCAAACCCTCCACAGACCCCATTGTAGGCTGGGGGCCCAGCGGGGGTTATGTTTTCCAAAAG GCTTACCTAGAGTTCTTCACCTCCAGTGAGATCGTCACGGCACTGCTCAAAGTGCTGAAGAAGTATGACTTGCGAGTGAACTACCACATTGTCAATGTCAAG GGCCAGAATATCACTAATGCTCCAGATCTGCAACCCAATGCTGTCACCTGGGGCATCTTCCCCGGCAGGGAGATCATCCAGCCCACTGTAGTGGATCCTGTAAGCTTCCTCTCCTGGAAG GATGAAGCCTTTGCACTGTGGATCGAGCAATGGGCCAAGCTCTATGAAGAGGAGTCACCCTCTCGCATGATCATCCAGTACATCCATGACAACTACTACTTGGTCAACCTGGTGGACAATGACTTCCCACTTGAAAACTGCCTCTGGCAGGTTGTGGATGATACTTTTGAGCTGTTGAACTCTCCAACTCAGCAGTGA
- the MTHFR gene encoding methylenetetrahydrofolate reductase (NADPH) isoform X2, whose translation MDTRFDRMGAGGPLFIDVTWHPAGDPGSDKETSSMIIANTAVNYCGLETILHMTCCNQTKDDITGHLQKAKRLGLKNIMALRGDPVGEEWEEEVDGFNYAVDLVKHIRNEFDEYFDICVAGYPKGHPEAESYEADLRHLKEKVFAGADFVITQLFFRSETFLKFMKDCQAIGITCPIIPGIFPIQGYHSLRQLVKLSKLEVPQEIKDVIEPIKDNDAAIRNYGVELAVSMCRELLDSGMVHGLHFYTLNREVATTEVLKRLGIWNEDPRRPLPWAVSAHPKRRVEDVRPIFWASRPKSYIYRTQEWDDFPNGRWGNSSSPAFGELKDYYLFYLKSKSPREELLKMWGEELTGEESVFEVFTCYITGEPNKNGHKVTCMPWNDDPLATETNLLKEQLEKVNRRGILTINSQPNINGKPSTDPIVGWGPSGGYVFQKAYLEFFTSSEIVTALLKVLKKYDLRVNYHIVNVKGQNITNAPDLQPNAVTWGIFPGREIIQPTVVDPVSFLSWKDEAFALWIEQWAKLYEEESPSRMIIQYIHDNYYLVNLVDNDFPLENCLWQVVDDTFELLNSPTQQ comes from the exons AGCAGGTGGTCCACTCTTCATTGATGTGACATGGCACCCTGCAGGTGACCCAGGATCTGACAAGGAAACCTCTTCCATGATTATTGCCAACACTGCGGTCAACTACTGTGGCCTGGAGACCATCCTGCACATGACATGCTGCAATCAGACCAAGGATGACATCACAGGGCATCTGCAGAAGGCCAAGAGGCTCGGGTTGAAGAACATTATGGCACTGCGTGGAG ATCCTGTTGGTGAGGAATGGGAGGAAGAAGTAGATGGTTTCAACTATGCTGTTGACCTGGTTAAGCACATTCGCAATGAATTTGATGAATATTTTGACATCTGTGTGGCAG GCTACCCCAAAGGTCATCCTGAAGCAGAGAGCTATGAGGCAGACCTGAGGCACCTGAAGGAGAAAGTCTTTGCTGGGGCAGACTTCGTCATTACACAGCTTTTCTTCCGATCAGAAACCTTTCTCAAGTTCATGAAGGACTGTCAAGCCATTGGCATCACCTGCCCCATTATTCCTGGCATCTTCCCCATACAG GGTTACCACTCCCTGCGCCAGCTGGTGAAGCTCTCCAAGCTGGAAGTGCCTCAAGAAATCAAAGATGTGATTGAACCCATCAAGGACAACGATGCAGCTATCCGGAACTATGGGGTGGAGCTGGCAGTGTCCATGTGCCGGGAGCTGTTGGATAGTGGCATGGTGCATGGGCTCCACTTTTACACCCTCAATCGGGAAGTGGCTACTACCGAAGTCCTAAAGCGCCTGGGCATATGGAATGAGGACCCCAG GCggcccctgccctgggcagtcAGTGCTCACCCCAAGAGAAGAGTTGAAGATGTTCGGCCAATCTTCTGGGCCTCTAGGCCAAAGAGTTACATCTATCGAACTCAAGAATGGGACGATTTCCCCAATGGCCGATG GGGTAACTCTTCCTCTCCAGCCTTTGGGGAACTGAAGGACTATTACCTCTTCTACCTGAAGAGCAAGTCTCCCCGGGAGGAGCTCCTGAAGATGTGGGGGGAAGAGCTGACTGGTGAGGAAAGCGTCTTTGAGGTGTTCACATGTTACATCACCGGAGAACCCAACAAAAATGGGCACAAG GTTACGTGTATGCCTTGGAACGATGACCCTCTTGCTACTGAAACCAACCTTCtgaaggagcagctggagaaggtCAACAGACGAGGAATCCTGACCATCAACTCCCAGCCAAACATCAATGGCAAACCCTCCACAGACCCCATTGTAGGCTGGGGGCCCAGCGGGGGTTATGTTTTCCAAAAG GCTTACCTAGAGTTCTTCACCTCCAGTGAGATCGTCACGGCACTGCTCAAAGTGCTGAAGAAGTATGACTTGCGAGTGAACTACCACATTGTCAATGTCAAG GGCCAGAATATCACTAATGCTCCAGATCTGCAACCCAATGCTGTCACCTGGGGCATCTTCCCCGGCAGGGAGATCATCCAGCCCACTGTAGTGGATCCTGTAAGCTTCCTCTCCTGGAAG GATGAAGCCTTTGCACTGTGGATCGAGCAATGGGCCAAGCTCTATGAAGAGGAGTCACCCTCTCGCATGATCATCCAGTACATCCATGACAACTACTACTTGGTCAACCTGGTGGACAATGACTTCCCACTTGAAAACTGCCTCTGGCAGGTTGTGGATGATACTTTTGAGCTGTTGAACTCTCCAACTCAGCAGTGA